The sequence CTCAACGTCATCACCCGGACCGGGGCGTTCAAGGCCTTCACCTCCATCGTCGAACTGTCCAAAAAACGCGCCCACCCCGTGTTCGAAGGGCAACTCGGGGTGCTCCTGCAGGGCCAGGCGAAGGTCAGCGACAGTGCTGGAGACCCGCTTGAGCTCGGCCGTTACGACGCCGTGGTGGGGTCGGACAGCGATTCCCCGGAAATCCTGGGCCGCGGCTTCCTGGCTGTGGTGTCCATCGACCCCCTGGAACCTGCGACGTAAGCACACGCGCGGGTGGTGAGGTTGCGCACCACCGGTGGCAGCCCGTCGTCGTGCCTTGCTACCTTGGAAGCCAAGGCCCTCCCCGGGCCTCCGGACGACGGTTCAGTACCCGGCACGCGACAAGACTGGCCAAAGGAACTGTCATGCCGTGGATCATCCTCATTCTTTCCGGCGCGCTGGAGGCCGTGTGGGCAGCGGCGCTGCACCGGACCTCGCAGGTTTCCGGACGCCGCCGAATCGCCCCCGCGGCCCTGTTCCTGGCGGCCGTTGCCGCCAGCACCGGCGGCCTTGCCGTGGCCATGCAGGCCATTCCCACCGGAACGGCCTATGCCGTGTGGGTGGGCGTGGGGGTGGTCCTCACCTCCGCCTACGCGATGGTCACCAGGGTTGAACGCCCGACGGCGGCGCGCCTGCTCCTGCTGTCCGGCATCGCCGCGTGCGTGGTTGGCCTGAAGGTGGTGGCGTGATGGTGAAGCGTTCCGTTCCGTGGCTGGTGCTGCTGGCGTCGGCCGTCCTGGAAGCTGTCTGGGCCACTGCGCTCGGCCTGTCCGACGGCTTCACCCGCCCGCTGCCCACCGTGGTCTTCGCCGTCACCGCCACGCTCAGCATGCTGGGCCTGGGCATGGCCGTCCGGACCATCCCGCTGGGTACGGCCTATGCCATCTGGGTGGGCATCGGCGCCGCGCTCACCGTGGGTTGGGCCATGGCCACCGGCGTGGAGCCGTTCAGCGTGGTGAAGCTGCTGTTCATCACGGGGATTGTGGGCTGCGCCGCAGGCCTGAAGGCGTTGCCGGCAGAAAAAGATGCGCCGCTGGCGCCCGGCGGTGACTAGGCTTTTGCCATGCACTCCCCCGAGATCACCATGGCCGTCGACGCGCTGCGGCGCCGGCTGGTGCGCGGAACGCGGACCATCCTGGGCATAGCGGGGGCGCCGGGGTCCGGCAAATCCACCTTCGCCGCCTGGCTGCAGGAGCAGTTCAGCCCCGGCGCCTCAGTGGTGGTGCCGATGGACGGGTTCCACCTGGGCAACGCAATTATCGAGGGGACCCCGCTCCGGCAGCGCAAGGGAGCCATTGATACGTTCGACGCCGGTGGCTACCTTTCCCTGCTGCGCCGCCTGTCGCTCCGGGACGAGGCAGTTGTGTACGCACCGGAGTTCAGGCGCACCCTGGACGAGCCGGTGGCCGCTTCGATCGCCGTCCCGGCCGACGTCCAGCTGGTGATCACCGAGGGAAACTACCTGTTGGCGGACCAGGAACCGTGGAAGGACGTGCGGGCGCAGCTGGACGAAGTGTGGTTCCTCAAAACGCCGCCCGCGCTCCGGCTGCAGCGCCTGGTGGAACGGCACGTTTCGTTCGGCATGGAACGGGAGGCTGCGGTTGCCTGGGCCACTGGACCTGACGAAGCCAATGCCCGCCTGATCCAGGCCACCCGCCCGGCAGCGGACCGCGTCCTACCTTGGCTGTAATTTCAACGCAGGAACCGAACAGGAGAACCATGGCAAACGCACCCACCGAATCCGGCAGCACTGGACCCGCAGAAACTGTCCAGCTCGGCGACGGACTGACCGTCAGCCCCCTGGGCTTCGGCGGCATGGCCCTCACGCCGGTCTACGGCGAGGTGGACCCTGCCGAGGCGCTGCAGACCCTGCACCACGCCGTCGACGCCGGGGTCAGCTTCATCGACACCGCTGACATCTACGGCGGCGGCAGCAACGAGGAACTCATTTCCCAGTTGCTCAAGGACCGGCGGGACGAAGTCCAGCTGGCCACCAAGTTCGCGCTGGTGGGCACACCCACTGACGGCTACACGGACATCCGCGGTGACGCCGCCTATGTCCACGAGGCAGTGGAACGGAGCCTTCAGCGGCTTGGCACCGACGTGATCGACCTCTACTACATGCACCGCCGTGACGTCCGCGTCCCTATCCAGGAAACCGTGGGCGCCATGGCGGAGCTGGTCGCGCAGGGAAAGGTCAGGCACCTGGGCCTTTCCGAGGTGACGGCACAGGAACTGCAGGACGCGGCAGCGGTCCACCCGATCGCCGCGGTCCAGAGCGAATGGTCCATCTGGAGCCGGGACGTGGAACGCAATGTTGTTCCCGCCGCCGCCGGGCTGGGAGTGGGATTCGTCCCGTACTCCCCCCTGGGCCGTGGCTTCCTCACCGGAACCGTGGATACTGCCAGCCTGGGCGAGAAGGACTTCCGGCGGAACATCCCCCGGTTCGCCCCGGACGCCGCGAGCGCCAACCAGGCGGTGGTGGACGCCGTCCGGACTGTGGCGGACCAGCTGGCCGCCACGCCGGCGCAGGTTGCCCTGGCGTGGCTCCTCGCCCAGGGCAAGCGGCTCGGACTTCCGGTCGTCCCCATCCCCGGCACCCGCAAGGCCGCACGCATCGACGAAAACCTTGGCGCGCTTGCCCTGGACCTCACCCCGGCGCACCTGGAGGCCCTGGACGCGGCGTCGGACGGCGTCGTCGGCTCCCGTTCCGCGGACCCCGCCTGGGTGTCCGAGGGCCGCGAATAGCGCCCTACCAATCCCCATCCCCATCCCCAAATACGACCCCAAGGAGCCCACCCGTGCCTGCCATCGTCCACTTCGAAGTCCAATTCAAGCCCGAGCATGTCGCCGACGCCGCCAAATATCTGGCTGAAACCCTCGCCGCCACCCGAGCGTGGCCCGGCAACCAGGGCATCGAAGCGCTGGTGGATGACGCCGACCCCTGCCACATCCTGGTGGTGGAAACCTGGGCCACCACCCAGGACCACGACGACTACGCCGCCTGGCGGGCCACGCCGGAAGGCAGGAGCGCGCTGCACGAGGTACTCGCCGCGCAGCCGTCCAAGCAGGTTTACTCCACCACCCTGCCGCTCGGCCTCTAGCCCGTCCTTAGACTGAAGCCCATGGACTCACTTCGATACGACCTGCCGGCGATCACCATCCGCAGCATCCCGGTCAGCGAGATGGACAACAACGTGTACCTGCTGACGGCAAAGGAGAGCGGCGCACAGGTGCTGATCGATGCCGCTGACGATTTTCCTGCCATCCAGCAGCTGCTGGCGGACGGGGCCGGGGACACGTCGGCGGCCCCGCGGCTTGCGCTGATTGCCACCACGCACCAGCATTGGGACCACGTGCGCGCCCTGAAGGAACTGGTGGACGCCACGGGAGCACCGGCAGCCGCCGGAGCGGACGACGCCGATGCGCTGCCGGTCCCCGTTGAGATCCGGCTGAACCATGGCGACGTCGGGAAGTTCGACGGCTTCGAGCTCACCGCCGTGCACCTGCGCGGCCACACCCCGGGCTCCATTGCCTTCGTGTACGAGGACCCGGAAGGACCTGCGCACATCTTCTCCGGCGACTCCCTGTTCCCCGGCGGCGTAGGCAATACCCAGAAGGACCCGGAACGGTTCAACCAGCTACTGTCAGACGTCACGGAGCGGCTGTTCGGCGCCTACCCGGACACCGCCGTCGTGCATCCCGGGCATGGCAAGCCCACCACGCTGGGTGCGGAGCGCCCGCATCTTGGGGAGTGGCGCGCCCGCGGCTGGTAATGGCTGCACACGCAAAAGGCGGGCCCAACCGTGAGGTTGGGCCCGCCTTTTTCATTGGCTAGCGGCCGCGGCGCTCGTTCGACGCCGGGGCGGACGCGCGGCGGGGACCGCTGCGGGCGGGACGGCCCGAGCCGCCATTGCCGCCGCTGCCGGAACCGTAGGACCCACCCGAGGTTCCGCCGGTGTTGGAAGACCAGACGGCCTTGTTTCCGCCGGCTGCACCGGAGCGCTGGCCGGAGTTGCCCGCTGCTGCGCGCTGGCCGGTTGCGGGGCGTCCGCTGCGCTGGCCACCACCGGACGCGGGGCGTCCACCTGAGGCGGGACGGCCCGTGCCGCCGCGGGGAGCATCGCTGCGGGTGATCCGGGAGTCGCCCCGGCCCTCCGCTGCACGGCCGTCGGAACCGCGGCCGGCCGATGAGCGGCCACCTGCTGCGGGAACGTCGTTGCGATGCGTGGAAGCGGTGCCACGGCCGCGGGCGTTGCGGCGGGCAGCGGCTGCTGCCACTGCGCGGTCCTCGTTCTGCTCCGCGTTGCGGTCGAATGCTGCACGGGCCTCCGTGCGGCCTTCGAAGGCAACGGCCCGGCGTTCGGCGCGGGTCGCGTCACTGCGGGCGGGCTCGGCCGAAACCTTGCCGCGGCCGCCGCGGCCGCCACGCCCACCGGTGGTGGGGGCGGCCTGGCGGCGTGCGCGCTTGCGCTCCGCGTTGGCGCCGGTGGAGGTGCCCCCGCCCTGGCGGGGGGCCTTGGCGGCCATCAGGGCGGCGCGGGTGCGCGGGTCAACCTTGTCGGCGATCTCGCCCACCAGGTCGGCCACGAGCGGGGAGTTGGCCGTGACGCGCTCAAAGTTCACATCGACGCCGGCAGCCTTCATGAGCTTCTTGACGTCGGCCTGCTGCTCCGGGAGGGTCAGCGTGACCACGGTGCCGTCGGAGCCGGCACGCGCGGTGCGGCCGGAACGGTGCAGGTACGCCTTGTGCTCGGTGGGCGGGTCCACGTGGATGACCAGTTCGACGTCGTCCACGTGCACACCGCGGGCGGCGACGTCGGTGGCCACCAGGACGCGGACGTCGCCGTTGGAGAACTCGGCGAGGTTGCGGTCACGGGCATTCTGCGAGAGGTTGCCGTGCAGGTCCACAGCGGGGATGCCGGCGTCGGTCAGGGTCTTGGCCAGCTTGCGGGCGTGGTGCTTGGTCCGCATGAACAGGACGCGGCGGCCGGCGCCGGAGGCAAGCTCAACGATCAGCTGCTTCTTGACGGTCTGGTCGTTGACCACCAGCACATGGTGCTCCATGGTGGTCACCGCGGCCTGCGGATCGTCCACCGAGTGGGTGAGCGGGTTGGACAGGTAGCGCTGGACGATCTTGTCCACGCCGTTGTCCAGGGTGGCGGAGAAGAGCAGGCGCTGGCCCTGGCTGGGGGTCATGTCCATGAGCTTCTTGACCACGGGCAGGAAGCCGAGGTCGGCCATGTGGTCGGCCTCGTCCAGGACGGTGATCTCCACAGCCTCGAGGGTGAGGATGCGCTGGCGGATCAGGTCCTCCAGGCGGCCGGGGCAGGCGATGACGATGTCGACGCCGGCACGCAGCGCCTTTTCCTGCCGGGCCTGGGAGATGCCGCCGTAGATCACGGTGGTGTTCAGGCCGGCGGCCTTGGCCAGCGGCTCGATGGTGGCGTTGATCTGGGTTGCCAGTTCACGGGTGGGCGCCAGGACCAGGCCCATGGGGCGTCCGGGCTTCCGGAAGTACTTGGCTTCCCGCTCAGCGAGTCTTGCTACAAGCGGGATAGCGAAAGCAATGGTCTTACCGGATCCGGTCCGGCCCCGGCCCAGGACGTCACGGCCGGACAGCGTGTCCGGAAGGGTCTTCACCTGGATGGGGAACGGTTCAACTATTCCCTGGGCGGTAAGGGTGTCTGCAAGGGCCTTGGGAGTACCGAGGGCAGCAAAAGTAGTCATGTAGTTTTTTACGGTCTTTCTGGCGGTATCCGGGCGGATATCGGCCCCCGATGCCGGTTGGACCAGGGGTTTCGCCGAAGAAAAGTCAGGTGATCAACCGGGCGCTGTAAATCAGGACAGCCGGCCGGGACCAAATGGAACGCGTTCATCGACGCAGGATGTGCCTCTCACATGAAGAAAGCCCGCTCCCTGGAAAGGAACCTCCAGATCCGGAGCAGGCGGCATCACTGCACATCAAGTTCCTCCAGTCTAGCATCCCCGCGCCGGGAACCTGTCGTCGGCGTTGCCTTCGGGGACCTGGCGGGGCAGTGTTGAGCCATGAGCGAGCACCAGGACACGCAACAGCCCGAAGGGCACAGGCACGACGGCGGGGCTGCCCTGGGCGGTATTGGCGGCGGCATCGACGCGGCTTCTGCCTGGGACGAGCGGTACCGCAGCAAGGCAAGGCTGTGGAGCGGAAAGCCGAACCCGCAGCTGGTCCGGGAGGCCAGGGGCCTCCGGCCCGGGAAGGCCTTGGAACTGGGGTGCGGCGAAGGTGCCGACGCCATCTGGCTGGCGCAGCAGGGTTGGTCCGTGACCGCCGTCGACGTTTCCTCAGTTGCCTTGGAACGGGCCCGCTCGCACGAACTGGCCGAACTGGCGCGGGAAAGCGTGCACGCCTCAAACGGGACCCTGGAAAGCCGGATCACCTGGCAGCAGGCGGACCTGACGCAGTGGCACCCCGGGAACTCCTACGACCTGGTGACCTCGCAGTTCCTGCATTCCCAGGAACTGGACTGGCGGGTCCCCCTGCGGGCAGCGGCCTCGGCCGTCAAGGCAGGCGGAACGCTGCTGGTGGTGGGCCACCACCCGGACCGGCTTCCGCCCTGGGGCAACGACCACCACCAGCACCTGGACATGTTCTACACGGGCGACCAGCTGGTGCAGGAACTGGGACTGGATGAGCCCGGGTGGCAGGTGGAGGTCCTCACCAGCCGGGAGCGCCCGGTGACGGGGCCGGAAGGGCAGGAAGCGACCATCGCCGACGTCGTCCTGCGCGCCACCCGCCTCTCCTAACCTGCCCGAGGAGCCGGGGTGGTGACGCGGGGCGCCACCACTGCCGCCGCGACCCCGATGGCTGCGGCGAAGGCGAACACTCCTGCGAAGGACTGGGCCGGCGTGGTGAACGCGGCGAAGACAATCCCGGTGGTGGCCAGCGACAACGCCCCGCCCAGGGAGTCGGAGATGGACATGGCGGAGCTGTTGAAGCCTTCGTCCTCCTTGGTGGACAGCGCCAGGGTCATCACGCTGAGGCGTGGGTAGAGCAGGCCCATGCCGCCCCCTGCCAGCACCCAGCCCGCGATGGCGGTGGCGGCCGGCCAGTGCAGCGCGGTGGTGGCCAGGGCCAGGGTTATCGCGGCCAGGACCATAAGCGATCCGGCCTGGACGGCGCGGCGGTGGGGCAGCCGCGTGCCCATCCGGCCCTGGACGGCGGCAGCCCCCGCCCAGGCGAGCGCGCCGCCGGTGAGGGTCAGCCCGGCCAGCGTGGGCGGGAACGAATACTGGTCGATCAGCAGATACGGAAGGTAGACCTCGGCGCCGAAGAACGACGCCGACGCGAGCCCGCGCGCCAGGATCACGCTCGGCAGCCCGCGGCGGGCGGCGAGGGTGCCTGGGGGCACCAAGGGGCGCACGGCCACCAAGGCCAGGACGACGGCGGCGAGCGCCAGCAGTGCCGTGGCTGCCGGGAAGCCGGGGATGCCGGCGTCCGCGGAAAGATTGAGCCCCAGCACCGCGAGCGCGGCCAGTGCCGCCCATCCCAGCCGGCCCAGGGCCCACGGCGGCGCAGTTTCTTCCGCCTGCCCGTTTCCGGCCGGCTGTCCGTCCGCGTCGGGGCCGTCCAGTCCGCGCAGCACCGGGACGATCATGGCCAGCGCCGGAATGACCAGGCCCACCACGCCCAGGAACACCCAGTGCCAGCTGAAGACCTGGGCCACCACACCGGCGGCGAAGGGCCCCACCAGGGACGGGACCACCCAGGCCGCCGAGAAGGCAGCGAAGATCCTGGCGTGCAACTGGCCCGGGAAGAACCGCGCCACGAGCACGTAGAGCGCAACAGTGAGGGCGCCGCCGCCGAGGCCCTGCACCAGGCGGCCGGCGACGAGCAGAGGCATGGTCACGGAAGTCCCCGCGATCAGCAGGCCCGCCACGAACAGGGCCACGGAGGCGTACAGCGGTGAGGCGGGGCCCCGGCGGTCAGACCAGTTTCCCGCCCCCACCATGCCGATCACGCCGGTGGCCATGGGCCCAGCAAAGGCCAGCGCGTAGAGGCTTCCGCCGTTCAACTCCCGGCTGACCAGGGGCATGATGGTGGTCACGGCAAGCGATTCGAAGGCGGCGAGGAACACCAGGGCGCAGGTTCCCACGGTCACCCACAGGTACGGGGGCCGGAAGATTCCGGCGGCGTCGCGGGTTCCCGGGAGCGTGGAGTCCTGCACGGCCGGCCCTACTCCACGAACCGGTTCCGGCCGGACCGGTAGCCGAAGACGGCCGCGAGCAGGCCCACCACCGTGAACAGGATCCCGGCGGGAACAAAGGACCCCGTTGCCTGGTGGAGC comes from Pseudarthrobacter sp. NIBRBAC000502770 and encodes:
- a CDS encoding putative quinol monooxygenase, with amino-acid sequence MPAIVHFEVQFKPEHVADAAKYLAETLAATRAWPGNQGIEALVDDADPCHILVVETWATTQDHDDYAAWRATPEGRSALHEVLAAQPSKQVYSTTLPLGL
- a CDS encoding MFS transporter, whose protein sequence is MQDSTLPGTRDAAGIFRPPYLWVTVGTCALVFLAAFESLAVTTIMPLVSRELNGGSLYALAFAGPMATGVIGMVGAGNWSDRRGPASPLYASVALFVAGLLIAGTSVTMPLLVAGRLVQGLGGGALTVALYVLVARFFPGQLHARIFAAFSAAWVVPSLVGPFAAGVVAQVFSWHWVFLGVVGLVIPALAMIVPVLRGLDGPDADGQPAGNGQAEETAPPWALGRLGWAALAALAVLGLNLSADAGIPGFPAATALLALAAVVLALVAVRPLVPPGTLAARRGLPSVILARGLASASFFGAEVYLPYLLIDQYSFPPTLAGLTLTGGALAWAGAAAVQGRMGTRLPHRRAVQAGSLMVLAAITLALATTALHWPAATAIAGWVLAGGGMGLLYPRLSVMTLALSTKEDEGFNSSAMSISDSLGGALSLATTGIVFAAFTTPAQSFAGVFAFAAAIGVAAAVVAPRVTTPAPRAG
- a CDS encoding multidrug efflux SMR transporter, producing MVKRSVPWLVLLASAVLEAVWATALGLSDGFTRPLPTVVFAVTATLSMLGLGMAVRTIPLGTAYAIWVGIGAALTVGWAMATGVEPFSVVKLLFITGIVGCAAGLKALPAEKDAPLAPGGD
- a CDS encoding aldo/keto reductase, whose translation is MANAPTESGSTGPAETVQLGDGLTVSPLGFGGMALTPVYGEVDPAEALQTLHHAVDAGVSFIDTADIYGGGSNEELISQLLKDRRDEVQLATKFALVGTPTDGYTDIRGDAAYVHEAVERSLQRLGTDVIDLYYMHRRDVRVPIQETVGAMAELVAQGKVRHLGLSEVTAQELQDAAAVHPIAAVQSEWSIWSRDVERNVVPAAAGLGVGFVPYSPLGRGFLTGTVDTASLGEKDFRRNIPRFAPDAASANQAVVDAVRTVADQLAATPAQVALAWLLAQGKRLGLPVVPIPGTRKAARIDENLGALALDLTPAHLEALDAASDGVVGSRSADPAWVSEGRE
- a CDS encoding multidrug efflux SMR transporter; amino-acid sequence: MPWIILILSGALEAVWAAALHRTSQVSGRRRIAPAALFLAAVAASTGGLAVAMQAIPTGTAYAVWVGVGVVLTSAYAMVTRVERPTAARLLLLSGIAACVVGLKVVA
- a CDS encoding bifunctional 2-polyprenyl-6-hydroxyphenol methylase/3-demethylubiquinol 3-O-methyltransferase UbiG, translated to MSEHQDTQQPEGHRHDGGAALGGIGGGIDAASAWDERYRSKARLWSGKPNPQLVREARGLRPGKALELGCGEGADAIWLAQQGWSVTAVDVSSVALERARSHELAELARESVHASNGTLESRITWQQADLTQWHPGNSYDLVTSQFLHSQELDWRVPLRAAASAVKAGGTLLVVGHHPDRLPPWGNDHHQHLDMFYTGDQLVQELGLDEPGWQVEVLTSRERPVTGPEGQEATIADVVLRATRLS
- a CDS encoding nucleoside/nucleotide kinase family protein, yielding MHSPEITMAVDALRRRLVRGTRTILGIAGAPGSGKSTFAAWLQEQFSPGASVVVPMDGFHLGNAIIEGTPLRQRKGAIDTFDAGGYLSLLRRLSLRDEAVVYAPEFRRTLDEPVAASIAVPADVQLVITEGNYLLADQEPWKDVRAQLDEVWFLKTPPALRLQRLVERHVSFGMEREAAVAWATGPDEANARLIQATRPAADRVLPWL
- a CDS encoding DEAD/DEAH box helicase, with amino-acid sequence MTTFAALGTPKALADTLTAQGIVEPFPIQVKTLPDTLSGRDVLGRGRTGSGKTIAFAIPLVARLAEREAKYFRKPGRPMGLVLAPTRELATQINATIEPLAKAAGLNTTVIYGGISQARQEKALRAGVDIVIACPGRLEDLIRQRILTLEAVEITVLDEADHMADLGFLPVVKKLMDMTPSQGQRLLFSATLDNGVDKIVQRYLSNPLTHSVDDPQAAVTTMEHHVLVVNDQTVKKQLIVELASGAGRRVLFMRTKHHARKLAKTLTDAGIPAVDLHGNLSQNARDRNLAEFSNGDVRVLVATDVAARGVHVDDVELVIHVDPPTEHKAYLHRSGRTARAGSDGTVVTLTLPEQQADVKKLMKAAGVDVNFERVTANSPLVADLVGEIADKVDPRTRAALMAAKAPRQGGGTSTGANAERKRARRQAAPTTGGRGGRGGRGKVSAEPARSDATRAERRAVAFEGRTEARAAFDRNAEQNEDRAVAAAAARRNARGRGTASTHRNDVPAAGGRSSAGRGSDGRAAEGRGDSRITRSDAPRGGTGRPASGGRPASGGGQRSGRPATGQRAAAGNSGQRSGAAGGNKAVWSSNTGGTSGGSYGSGSGGNGGSGRPARSGPRRASAPASNERRGR
- a CDS encoding MBL fold metallo-hydrolase, whose amino-acid sequence is MDSLRYDLPAITIRSIPVSEMDNNVYLLTAKESGAQVLIDAADDFPAIQQLLADGAGDTSAAPRLALIATTHQHWDHVRALKELVDATGAPAAAGADDADALPVPVEIRLNHGDVGKFDGFELTAVHLRGHTPGSIAFVYEDPEGPAHIFSGDSLFPGGVGNTQKDPERFNQLLSDVTERLFGAYPDTAVVHPGHGKPTTLGAERPHLGEWRARGW